From the genome of Solanum lycopersicum chromosome 7, SLM_r2.1:
TCTTAATAAGATTCTTAGACTCCTTTCATAAGATCAATAAAAGCTACAGGTGCATTATTCAACACAAAGGACATgacaaaaaatcataataccCGTATCTGGTTGTGAAAGCTTTCTTTGGAACATCACATTTCCTTACTCTAAAATGGATGTAGCCTGATATGGAGATATCTATCTTAGAAAAAAAGGTGGAACCATAAAGTTGATTGAACaaatcatctatccttggaagaggatattttttcttgatggtaaccttgttcaactgaCGGTAATCTGTACACATGCTAAGGAAATCATCTTTGTTCCTCACAAATAATACCGTAGCGCCCCAATATTAGACACTTTtccgaataaaacccttatctaagAGATTTTTCAACAGATCTTTTAAATCTTTCAACTTTGCTGGTGCCATTATGTACAGCAGAATATAGATAGGAAGAGtttatacaattatatcaatGAAGAAATCTATTTCTCTCTTAGGAGGGACTCTTTGTAGGTCATCAAGAAAGactttttgaaacttttttacTACTGGACTTGACTGAATGAGAGGTACCTCAACACCGGAGTCATTAAAatggactaagtgatagatccAACCCGTTGAAACTTTCTCACCTTAAGGTGTGAAATGAAATTATCCTTAGGCACTCTAGAACTACTATTCACTCTATGACTGACTCATTATCAATCTGAAACTTGACAATTGgagttctacaatctatggaGGTATAATAGACATGACCTAGAAGCAGTGCCGGTCAGTATGTGCTTCTCTTATGACTGGGAGTCAATGACTACGCCGGGCTCCACCCTTGTGGATGTGTCTTTAGTGGAGCAGGCAGTAGGGGTAGGAGTGAGGGTTCCTTGTGGCATGTACGCTAGGTCATACTCATTACTTGAGCCTATAATAAGACGGTTCGACTGACTTGGAATGCCTTCCTAAGTAGACACGATCGTGTTTAGGTGCCATTTGTACCTGCATAGAGAAGTTGTTAGTATTAGAGGAAGCAAAATAGTATAGAAAAGAAATGATAGTTCAGAAGCAAGTAGTGCAGGTTGGACCAATCGACGATTGGTCAAAGGCAccacggtccgtcatgggtgTTCGTCTAGGAacacttaaaattaatttaaaaagcaTCAAATAAAGGTTCTGACAGTGTCGACGATTGTGCAGGATGGTCTGTCAAAGGGATGATGGTCCTCATAAAGGTCCGTCAAGAGACAAttagaataaatttttaaaacataagaaaaaaaggTTCTGACACTGTCGACGGTTGTGCGGGACAGACCGTCGAAGGAACGACGGTCTGTCAAAGTGGTCCGTCGAGGGACACTTACAGTAAACTAGAGAAGGTAGGGTTAACGGATCCCAACGACAGTCCGTCAAGGGACAAACAGTCCGTCGATGGGGTCTCGTACAGGACTTTAGGGAACATTATTTTGCAGCCAACCTTTGATACCCTATCATAGTAATTTGAAGCATTATTATAAGCTTATGTTTACTAAACATTTACCTAGCATTCAATCATTCGTAGGGCATGAATTTTCCAAGTTTTAACATGCATTTTCGACAACTTATCAAATCCTAGGTCAGGAACACAATCATGAAAACACactctatattattttttcaacaataCATCCCCACCCCTTTAGATTTCAGTGTTCTAAGGGACTTAAGACATTTGTGTGGAAGTTTTAATATGCAACATGGTCAAAAATTAAGTAACCAAACAGTTAGACATCACAGTAATCaggaatattaaaaaaagttaatctTAGAGGATCAGAAGAACATACCTGAAAACTGTAGTAGAGGAATAAGAGTATGATATCTAGGAGTTGAACATCGACaaaaaccaccaccaccaccgaCCGGCAATGGACTGAAGAAACTTGAAGAATTTGGGAGAGAAAAGCATAGATTGAATTTGGGAAAAAAGTGGGAAATCAGAAGATGTAGATGGAATGGGAGTTAACGGTGATGAATTGGGGAGAATTGATAAGAAATGAGGAGAGAAATGGTTATGAGGGGCTATGTGAAGAGTTGAgaactttaaaagtttaaaattttgaatattcagCCGGACTAGTTGGGTCGGTCGGTGGGTAAATACGCGAAGATTACCCGTTGACGGATCGTAACAGGGtcaacggtccgtcatggagGTCCGTCAAGAGTGACCTAAcatggaaaatatgaaaaacataCATGGGCATGAAAGATCCgactgacggtccatcgatgatacgatggtccgtcgatggatGCAGCAGACCAGTTTTTTGCAGATTTGTGGTTATTTGATGCCTGGACACTTAATACCCATTAAGCtaatgtttttgtattttttggacACTTTTTGCACACGTAACGTAATCTATGCTTTAGACAACACtattaatgaaaaagaaaagagtagtCAGGTggaacaataaataaataaaagcaaaaataatgcaactatgcctaaaaaatcatgaaaaacctTTAGTTAGATAGAAaatacatattgggttgcctGCCAATAAACTCTTGGGTTAGCGTCGCGGCACGAAGGAGGGTTCTTGATTACTCAAACTTCATTAAGATCCTACACCTCGATCACTTCCTTCGCCGTTTCAGCATGACCTAGATATATTCTGATTCGCTGCCCGTTCACCTTGAACCTTacaccctccttgttctccaactcaactacaccatgagggaatagttgggtgtTCAaataaggaccagtccatttggattTAAATTTGCACGGAAACAAACGCAAGCTAGAATTTAACAAAAGCACAAAATCCCCAACCAAAAAATTGCGcttttcaatattttggtcatggtacttcttcatcttttctttgtagagggttAAACTTTCGTGTGCCTTCAAACGAAATTCAGCAAGCTCATTCGACCCGTTTAACCTCTGTTCTGCAGCCtaattccaatccattttcaacttcttcatgcCAACATGGCCTGATGCTCTAATTCAACTGGTAAGTGACAAGCCCTCTCATATATATGTTGGTGTTGGActtacctatgggagtcttgtatgctgtccggtaggcccaaagagcatcgtTAAGCCTCATTGACCAATCCGTACTTGTATGCTGTCCGGCAGGCCCAAAGAGCATtgtcaagcctccttgaccaatctgttctactaTAATTCACCGTTTTGCCAAAATTTGCTTAATCTCCCttttgacacctcaacttgcccactagtttcaGGATGGTAAGTAGTGGCAACGTTATAGCGAACCCTATATTTTTCCAATTATCCCTTAAATATCTtgttgcaaaatttatgtcccCCAACACTAATTatagcccttggggtgccaaatcaAGAAagtatgttctttttcaagaacgctgtgacactcttcccttcattattcGCTAGTGCAATATCTTCCACCCATTTAGACACATGATAAACTgccacaagaatgtacttcatcccatgataACTCAAAAAAGGGACTATAAAGTCAATGCACAACACATCAAACACCTGAATAACCAGAATAGgatttagagggagctcttgcttttgCGAAATGCCACCgtctctttggcatctatcacataCCTTGGTGAACTCATGATCATCTAGGTGGATGGTTAGCCAATAGTAGCCACCAATAGTAGTCACATTGCAAGATCTTTTCAGAAGTTCgaataccactatgatgcccacctataagcatgcctccaaaacacacATCTCAAACTTTTGGCACAAACCGACGAATAAACCCATcagcacaactcctatataagtatggctcatcctaaaagaattttttaacatcatgcatcaactttttcctttgatgaaaggacaagtccggtGGGATGATATCACTAGCCTTATAATTCGCAAAATCTActaaccatggaatcaagtcttggaaggcagccaatacatgctcatcagggaaagtatcatcaatctcatccTTTTCACCCAACTTTTTAATTGCTTCATCTTCTAATTAGGACAAGTGATCAATAACTTGATTTTTAGTCCCTTTTCTATATTTtacctcaaagtcaaattcttgcactCGTAttacccaacgaatcaacctcCGTTTCACATCCCtcttttccatcaaatatctcaaagcagaatgatcagtatgcactataactctagttcCAAGCAAATAGGAGAGAAATTTCTTGAAAGCAAAGAGTACTGTAAAGATCCCTTGTTCAGTCACGGGGTAGTTATTTTGGGCTTCATtaagggctttactagcatagtgaATGGGATAAAGGATTTTGTACCTTCATTCTCCTAGTACCACCCCAAGAGCAAGCCCAAtggcatcacacatcacctcaaatggcttgCTGTGATCTGCAGAAATGATGATAGGTGTAGACACCAACTTTTCCATAAACTAACAAAATTCTTTAAGACaagattcataaaaataaaacttacactctttctcaagcAACTTTCACAAAGGATGTGCAATCTTTTAAAAGTCCATAATGAACCTCTTGTAAAAGCcagcatgcccaagaaaacttctcacaccttttacagataTAGGTGGAGGAAGTCACTCTATCACGTCAACTTTAGCTTGATTAACCTCTATCCCTTCTCTAAAATGTGATGACCCAATACAATaacttctttcaccatgaagggAAATTTTTCCCAATCAAGcacaaggttgcaatcttcacaCCTATTAAGAACCTCAGACAAATGACTCAAACATTGCTTAAAAGAGTCACCAACCACTAAAAATCAcccataaacacctcaatagtgttgTCCGCCATATCGgagaatattgacatcatacatctcttaAAGTGGATGGTGTATTAGATAACCTAAATTACATTCTCTTAAACGCGAAGGTCCCATAAGAacaagtaaaggtggttttctcttgatattCCGGTGCAATAGACATATGATTATAATTTCAATAGACATCAAGAAAATAGTGCCACCCCTTTCCTACAAGTCTATCTAACATTTGATCCATGAaaggcataggaaaatggtccttcTTGGTGCATGCATTTCATTGCACGCAATCCATACATACCCTCCATCCAGTCACCGGCCTCATCATAACAAGCTCATTTTTATCATTGGAGGACCatagtcattccccctttcatAGGTACAGACTGgacagggcatacccaactactatccaCAATTCGATATATCATTCCAGCATCAAACCACTTTATAATTCCCTTCTTTACCACCTCTTTCATAGGTGGATTTAATtttctctggtgctcaatacttgtcTTATGATTGGGTATGAGTTGTATTTTATCTGAACAAATCTTGAGAGGGATCCCAATTATATCCTCAATATTCCACcaaatagctcttttgaaccgtTTTAACACCACCACCAAACTCTCATTTTGATGCATATTCCAATATGATGCAATAATTATCgacaaagtgtcaccatttcccaagaatacatacctaagatgaggtggtagaggcTTTAGTTCTACTTTTGGAGCCTCCTTTATAGATGGTTTCGCAGGTGGAGACTtgcgatgcttcatatctaactccaactTCTGTGTTTTAAACCAAACATCAACTCGATCAAGTGCTGCGACCAATAAACCATACGGTTCAATACAATCACTatccaaaattcatgatcattgCCAGTAGTGCTTCTACACCGAAACActcttctatttgtacctcAGATGACTTTTCAACCCTGTAAGATATGGCAGACACCGATTAGATCTAACCACTCTACTTCATGAACccacaaaattttaaagttacttcttcattgttcagtTCATTTGCCCCTTTTCTATGTCAaccaaggctctacccgtaacaaggaatgacctcccaagaataataggttcctcaaaatcaacctcacaatccaGAATTTAAAAATCGAGTGGAAATATGAATGAATCCACCTTTACTAagacatcgtggagtatcccaatTGGCCTCTTCACCGTTCGATTGGtcatcagtagccgcattgcagtgggctttggatcacccaaatcTAACTTCTTCTAAATAGATAGAggaatgagatttatgcttgcaaCAAGGTGAGATAATACTTTTACAAAgtgtaataacccgattgtacatggaatagtgaaggcACCCATATCTTCTTTCTTTAGCAGTAGAAACCTCGTAgtaatagcactacaatgctacATTCTATTATCATCCTTAAAACGGACCGATCTTTTAATACTAA
Proteins encoded in this window:
- the LOC138337305 gene encoding uncharacterized protein, which translates into the protein MLFGPAGQHTSTDWSMRLNDALWAYRTAYKTPIEQRLNGSNELAEFRLKAHESLTLYKEKMKKYHDQNIEKRNFLVGDFVLLLNSSLRLFPCKFKSKWTGPYLNTQLFPHGVVELENKEGVRFKVNGQRIRIYLGHAETAKEVIEV